One Gordonia mangrovi genomic region harbors:
- a CDS encoding TetR/AcrR family transcriptional regulator, which yields MTTLPAEAAADRRTRPKDRKQHILAKAAELFRTSGYAAVAMSDIAAGVGIGPSALYRHYRNKQELLVAAFDEALSRYEAAVRDAGDPFEVAHNVVGIAAESQTLDVLWSRDKGHIGPAARADLRLRIVDVSEALTAAIEKEAVPGAVPARVAAWSVLAIVNWPGHKPLPVPPGDRDRMLSAAVRATVESALGPQSTPDAGARVTDEPVPMDPGAGLLPVARREAVLNAAVTMFAVHGYANVSLDDIGEVVGIAGPSVYNHFASKRELLVCGLNRAFEAMWLELGQVLSRSADAEQALDDLLACYTRFAQAHWDLIVVSLSHSVVLDDDEMMALGRNYQDYVGEWRRLVQMCRPGLRADEAQSLVDLALGLIDGVVRVDGLRGPALPGHARQLAKAVLYAPLSS from the coding sequence ATGACGACTCTGCCCGCAGAAGCTGCGGCGGATCGACGTACCCGGCCCAAGGACCGCAAACAGCACATCCTCGCGAAGGCCGCCGAACTCTTCCGCACCTCGGGTTACGCCGCGGTGGCGATGAGCGACATCGCCGCGGGTGTCGGGATCGGGCCGAGCGCGCTGTATCGCCACTACCGCAACAAGCAGGAACTCCTTGTCGCGGCGTTCGACGAGGCGCTGAGCCGCTACGAGGCGGCGGTGCGCGACGCCGGCGATCCATTCGAGGTCGCACACAATGTGGTCGGCATCGCAGCGGAATCCCAAACCCTCGACGTGCTCTGGAGTCGCGACAAGGGGCATATCGGTCCCGCGGCACGCGCAGATCTGCGGTTGCGCATCGTGGACGTGTCCGAGGCCCTGACCGCCGCCATCGAGAAGGAGGCGGTGCCGGGCGCCGTACCTGCGCGGGTCGCGGCATGGTCGGTGCTGGCCATCGTGAACTGGCCTGGGCACAAGCCGCTGCCGGTGCCGCCCGGCGACCGGGATCGCATGCTGTCGGCGGCCGTGCGCGCAACGGTCGAATCCGCCCTCGGACCGCAATCGACGCCGGACGCGGGAGCCCGGGTCACCGATGAACCCGTGCCGATGGATCCGGGTGCCGGGCTCCTCCCGGTGGCGCGGCGTGAAGCGGTGCTGAACGCGGCCGTCACCATGTTCGCCGTACACGGATACGCGAACGTCAGCCTCGACGACATCGGCGAGGTCGTCGGGATCGCCGGACCGAGCGTCTACAACCACTTCGCCAGCAAACGTGAACTGCTGGTGTGCGGGCTCAACCGTGCTTTCGAAGCGATGTGGCTCGAGCTCGGACAGGTGTTGTCGCGCAGCGCGGACGCCGAGCAGGCACTCGACGACTTACTGGCCTGCTACACGCGCTTCGCACAGGCCCACTGGGATCTGATTGTCGTCAGCTTGTCGCACTCGGTGGTGCTCGACGACGACGAAATGATGGCCCTGGGTCGCAACTATCAGGACTATGTCGGCGAGTGGCGTCGACTGGTGCAGATGTGCCGGCCCGGACTGCGGGCCGACGAGGCACAATCGCTCGTCGATCTGGCGCTGGGATTGATCGACGGCGTGGTGCGCGTCGACGGCCTCCGTGGCCCGGCACTGCCGGGGCACGCCCGTCAGCTCGCCAAGGCGGTGCTGTACGCCCCGCTGTCATCCTGA
- a CDS encoding aromatic ring-hydroxylating oxygenase subunit alpha, with protein sequence MTSPFVAPKAVPSPAEDPHALIADRLTGESLPAPFYVSQDFFDLDLDEIFSKSWLFVATEAEIPDPGDYVTITFGTRSVIVARDDDGRVRAHHNVCRHRGARLLTEPSGSTGTIVCTYHSWTYGMDGRLEFADAQAPGFDKSCYSLRSVHVRTIAGLVFICLADEPPSDIDEVAAIIEPYLAPHRLAEAKVAKQTDLVEDGNWKLVMENNRECYHCGGHPELLNVFFPTWGYSSTDAIPTRLAPVFERYRRATAEQIEIWDHRGLPYPRIEQLDTRPTGFHIERDALDLAGESFTLDGSAASRRRLTDIPEARLGRLSMHLQPNMWLHVTSDHALLFSVIPVAADKTLVRTTWLVHRDADEGVDYDLDHLTGMWETTNQQDADLVALAHQGISSPAYVPGPYGPSEFQVEAFINWYVTMLRCRLGIPVAPDVADAATA encoded by the coding sequence ATGACCTCCCCCTTCGTCGCACCCAAGGCCGTGCCGAGCCCCGCGGAGGACCCGCACGCACTGATCGCCGACCGCCTCACCGGCGAGAGCCTGCCCGCCCCGTTCTATGTGAGCCAGGACTTCTTCGACCTCGATCTCGATGAGATCTTCTCCAAGTCTTGGCTTTTCGTCGCCACCGAGGCCGAGATCCCGGATCCCGGCGACTACGTCACGATCACTTTCGGCACGCGATCGGTCATCGTCGCCCGCGACGATGACGGCCGTGTCCGCGCCCACCACAACGTGTGCCGGCATCGCGGAGCGCGTCTGCTCACCGAGCCGAGCGGGTCGACGGGGACCATCGTGTGCACCTATCACTCGTGGACCTACGGCATGGATGGCCGCCTCGAGTTCGCCGACGCCCAGGCCCCGGGATTCGACAAGTCCTGCTATTCCTTGCGCTCGGTGCACGTGCGCACCATCGCCGGGCTCGTGTTCATCTGCCTGGCAGACGAGCCGCCGAGCGACATCGACGAGGTCGCCGCCATCATCGAGCCGTATCTGGCGCCGCACCGCCTCGCCGAGGCCAAGGTGGCCAAGCAGACCGACCTCGTCGAGGACGGCAACTGGAAACTGGTCATGGAGAACAACCGCGAGTGCTATCACTGCGGCGGGCACCCCGAACTGCTCAACGTGTTCTTCCCCACCTGGGGGTACAGCAGCACCGACGCCATCCCCACCCGGCTCGCCCCGGTGTTCGAGCGCTACCGTCGGGCCACCGCGGAACAGATCGAGATCTGGGACCACCGCGGACTCCCCTACCCCCGCATCGAGCAACTCGACACCCGTCCCACGGGCTTCCACATCGAACGCGACGCACTGGACCTCGCCGGTGAGTCGTTCACCCTCGATGGCAGCGCCGCCAGCCGGCGGCGGTTGACCGACATCCCCGAGGCGCGGCTCGGACGACTGTCGATGCACCTGCAGCCCAACATGTGGTTGCACGTGACGAGCGATCACGCGCTGCTCTTCTCGGTCATCCCCGTCGCCGCCGACAAGACGCTGGTACGCACCACCTGGCTGGTCCATCGCGATGCCGATGAGGGCGTCGACTACGACCTCGACCATCTCACCGGCATGTGGGAGACGACCAACCAGCAGGACGCCGACCTCGTCGCTCTCGCGCACCAGGGCATCAGCAGTCCTGCCTACGTTCCCGGCCCCTACGGTCCCTCGGAGTTCCAGGTGGAGGCATTCATCAACTGGTACGTGACGATGTTGCGGTGCCGGCTCGGCATCCCGGTGGCCCCGGACGTGGCCGACGCGGCCACCGCATGA
- a CDS encoding hybrid-cluster NAD(P)-dependent oxidoreductase, whose amino-acid sequence MADDIFLQCVSRAHTTRDMATFSFRVAGGSPQHTTDGPDDSRTFVFAPGQFLSITIEIDGRTVQRCYSISSPPTRPGTVSITVKRVSGGHVSNWLHDNMVEGMMIAATGPLGRFTYTARPAEKYLFISAGSGITPVMSMLRAVTDSESPLDITFVHSARNVDDIPFRDELDDLAHQHPNVTLAFAATRMVADELPEWTGHRGRIDRAMLERVCPDLADREVFLCGPGRFRSEVRSSLMAAGADLARIHEESFGFSLPTDDESDAGSGVMVDFSRRARRVTVAPGSTILAAAAKAGVTLPSSCGVGLCGSCKVRKLSGDVVMNHQGGIRPREIAQGKILLCCSEPLSPVVIDY is encoded by the coding sequence ATGGCCGACGACATCTTTCTGCAGTGCGTGTCGAGGGCCCACACCACCCGCGACATGGCGACCTTCAGCTTCCGGGTCGCGGGCGGATCGCCGCAGCACACCACCGACGGCCCCGACGATTCCCGGACCTTCGTCTTCGCCCCGGGTCAGTTCCTCTCCATCACCATCGAGATCGACGGCCGTACGGTACAGCGCTGCTACAGCATCTCCTCACCACCGACCCGCCCCGGAACCGTGTCGATCACGGTCAAACGTGTCAGCGGCGGCCATGTCTCGAACTGGCTGCACGACAACATGGTCGAGGGCATGATGATCGCCGCGACCGGTCCCCTGGGCCGGTTCACCTACACCGCGCGGCCCGCGGAGAAGTACCTGTTCATCTCGGCCGGCAGCGGCATCACCCCGGTGATGTCGATGCTGCGGGCGGTGACCGACAGCGAGTCCCCACTCGACATCACCTTCGTGCACAGTGCCCGCAACGTCGACGACATCCCGTTCCGGGACGAACTCGACGACCTCGCCCACCAGCACCCGAACGTGACATTGGCGTTCGCGGCGACCCGAATGGTGGCCGACGAACTCCCCGAATGGACCGGCCATCGCGGACGCATCGACCGCGCGATGCTCGAACGGGTGTGTCCCGACCTCGCCGACCGGGAGGTGTTCCTGTGCGGCCCCGGCCGTTTCCGCAGCGAGGTCCGCAGCTCGCTGATGGCAGCGGGAGCGGACCTGGCGCGCATCCACGAGGAGAGCTTCGGTTTCAGCCTGCCCACCGACGACGAGTCCGACGCCGGCAGCGGCGTGATGGTCGACTTCTCCCGCCGTGCCCGCCGGGTCACCGTGGCCCCCGGCTCGACCATCCTGGCCGCCGCCGCGAAGGCAGGCGTCACCCTGCCGTCCTCGTGTGGGGTGGGCCTGTGCGGTTCCTGCAAGGTCCGCAAGCTATCCGGTGACGTCGTGATGAACCACCAGGGCGGTATCCGCCCACGCGAGATCGCTCAGGGCAAGATCCTGCTCTGCTGCTCCGAACCCCTGTCCCCCGTCGTGATCGACTACTGA
- the gltB gene encoding glutamate synthase large subunit has translation MKHAPGPIGLYDPVNEHDSCGVAFVVDMHGRRSRDIVDKAITALVNLEHRGAAGAEPNTGDGAGIMIQVPDRFLRETVDFELPAEGSYATGIAFLPQGSEDARIATEGVEKIIEAEGLTLLGWREVPTNEISLGALARDAMPTFRQVFIGGSEGMDLERRAFVVRKRVQSELGTKGAGADGPGRETVYFPSLSGQTFVYKGMLTTPQLREFYLDLQDSRIESALGLVHSRFSTNTFPSWPLAHPFRRVAHNGEINTVTGNENWMRAREALIDPALFGNGDVADKIFPTCTPGASDTARFDEVLELLHLGGRSLPHAVLMMIPEAWERHESMKPAHRAFYEYHSALMEPWDGPASVCFTDGTVVGAVLDRNGLRPSRVWVTKDGLVVMASEVGVLDIDHADVVQKMRLQPGRMFLVDTAAGRIVDDEEIKDELAGEHPYQEWLDKGLVHIDDVEALPHVHMAHERVALRQQVFGYTTEELDLLVAPMAKTGAEAIGSMGTDTPIAVLSARPRMLFDYFQQMFAQVTNPPLDAIREEVVTSVGGTIGREADLLHPGPESCRQIVLPEPVLDNDTLAKLVRVGDSGDLPDFRSAHIHGLYEVSEGGAGLRRALDEIRAKVSAAIEDGVSIIVLSDRESDEKLAPIPSLLLTSAVHHHLVRERKRTQVGLVIESGDCREVHHIAALVGFGAAAVNPYMAFESIEDMVERGVLGDIDFATAKKNYIKAGGKGVLKVMSKMGISTLASYTGAQLFQVIGLSQNTVDEFFTGLRSQLGGIGLDEIADDVATRHRLAFSERPSERAHRELEVGGEYQWRREGEYHLFNPDTVFKLQHSTRTGQYKVFKEYTKLVDDQSSKMASLRGLFDFNFGDRDPIPIDKVESAAEIVKRFSTGAMSFGSISAEAHETLAIAMNRLKGRSNSGEGGEDPRRFHHDENGDWRRSAIKQVASGRFGVTSHYLTNCTDIQIKMAQGAKPGEGGQLPPHKVYPWVAEVRGSTPGVGLISPPPHHDIYSIEDLAQLIHDLKNANPQARIHVKLVSEVGVGTVAAGVSKAHADVVLISGHDGGTGATPLTSMKHAGAPWEIGLAETQQTLLLNGLRDRIVVQVDGQLKTGRDVVVAALLGAEEYGFATAPLVVSGCIMMRVCHLDTCPVGVATQNPLLRERFTGKPEFVENFFLFIAEEVRELLARLGFRTLQEAVGHVEALDTTKALSHWGSAKAGKLDLTSVLTMPESPFMNQDLYCSGVQDHSLDKALDQQLIAQSREAIDSGTRVSFSSKITNVNRTVGTMLGHEVTKAYGAHGLPDGTIMIDFTGSAGNSFGAFVPKGITLRLEGDANDFVGKGLSGGRIVVRPARNAPDGFVAEDNIIAGNVIGFGATGGKIFLRGVVGERFCVRNSGVTAVVEGVGDHGCEYMTGGRVVVLGDTGRNFAAGMSGGIAYVYDPFGKLGDNLNTELVDLEELDDEDIAFLSAIVEEHRAETDSPVAAAVLADWENTQGKFSKVMPRDYRKVLRAIEAAERSGRDVNEAIMEAARG, from the coding sequence ATGAAGCATGCTCCGGGCCCCATCGGGCTCTATGACCCGGTCAACGAGCACGACTCCTGCGGTGTCGCATTCGTCGTCGACATGCACGGCCGCCGCAGCCGCGACATCGTCGACAAGGCCATCACCGCGCTGGTGAACCTCGAACACCGCGGTGCGGCGGGTGCCGAACCGAACACCGGCGACGGCGCCGGCATCATGATCCAGGTACCCGACCGCTTCCTGCGGGAAACCGTCGACTTCGAGCTGCCTGCCGAGGGCTCCTATGCCACCGGTATCGCCTTCCTGCCGCAGGGCTCCGAGGACGCGCGGATCGCCACCGAGGGTGTCGAGAAGATCATCGAGGCCGAGGGCCTGACCCTGCTCGGCTGGCGTGAGGTACCCACCAACGAGATCTCCCTGGGCGCGCTGGCCCGCGACGCGATGCCGACGTTCCGTCAGGTGTTCATCGGGGGCTCGGAGGGCATGGACCTCGAGCGGCGCGCATTCGTGGTGCGCAAGCGGGTGCAGAGCGAACTGGGCACCAAGGGCGCCGGCGCCGACGGCCCGGGCCGCGAGACCGTCTACTTCCCGAGCCTGTCCGGACAGACCTTCGTCTACAAGGGCATGCTCACCACCCCGCAGCTGCGCGAGTTCTACCTGGACCTGCAGGACTCCCGGATCGAGAGTGCGCTCGGTCTGGTGCACTCGCGCTTCTCCACCAACACCTTCCCGTCGTGGCCGCTGGCGCATCCGTTCCGCCGCGTCGCCCACAACGGTGAGATCAACACCGTCACCGGCAACGAGAACTGGATGCGGGCGCGTGAGGCGCTGATCGATCCGGCGTTGTTCGGTAACGGCGACGTCGCCGACAAGATCTTCCCGACCTGCACCCCGGGTGCCTCGGACACCGCCCGCTTCGACGAGGTGCTCGAGCTGCTGCACCTGGGTGGTCGCAGCCTGCCGCACGCCGTGCTGATGATGATCCCCGAGGCGTGGGAACGTCACGAGTCGATGAAGCCGGCGCACCGGGCGTTCTACGAGTACCACTCGGCACTGATGGAGCCGTGGGACGGACCCGCGTCGGTGTGCTTCACCGACGGCACCGTCGTCGGCGCCGTACTCGACCGCAACGGTCTGCGCCCGAGTCGCGTCTGGGTCACCAAGGACGGCCTGGTCGTGATGGCGTCGGAGGTCGGCGTCCTCGACATCGACCACGCCGACGTGGTGCAGAAGATGCGCCTGCAGCCGGGCCGCATGTTCCTGGTGGACACCGCCGCCGGCCGCATCGTCGACGACGAGGAGATCAAGGACGAACTCGCCGGCGAGCACCCCTACCAGGAGTGGCTCGACAAGGGTCTCGTCCACATCGACGACGTCGAGGCCCTGCCGCATGTGCACATGGCCCATGAGCGGGTCGCCCTGCGTCAGCAGGTCTTCGGCTACACCACCGAGGAGCTCGACCTCCTGGTGGCGCCGATGGCGAAGACCGGCGCCGAGGCGATCGGGTCGATGGGCACCGACACCCCGATCGCGGTGCTGTCGGCCCGACCGCGCATGCTGTTCGACTACTTCCAGCAGATGTTCGCGCAGGTCACCAACCCGCCGCTGGATGCGATCCGCGAAGAGGTCGTCACCAGCGTCGGCGGCACGATCGGTCGCGAGGCCGACCTGCTGCACCCGGGTCCGGAGTCGTGCCGACAGATCGTGCTGCCCGAGCCGGTGCTCGACAACGACACCCTCGCCAAGCTGGTCCGGGTCGGTGACAGTGGCGACCTGCCGGACTTCCGCAGCGCACACATCCACGGCCTCTACGAGGTCTCCGAGGGTGGAGCCGGCCTGCGCCGGGCCCTCGACGAGATCCGCGCCAAGGTCAGCGCGGCCATCGAGGACGGTGTGTCGATCATCGTGCTGTCGGACCGGGAGTCCGACGAGAAGCTCGCCCCGATCCCGTCGCTGCTGCTGACCTCTGCCGTGCACCACCACCTGGTGCGCGAGCGCAAACGCACCCAGGTCGGCCTGGTCATCGAGTCCGGCGACTGCCGCGAGGTGCACCACATCGCCGCCCTGGTCGGCTTCGGTGCGGCCGCGGTGAACCCGTACATGGCCTTCGAGTCGATCGAAGACATGGTCGAACGGGGCGTGCTGGGCGACATCGACTTCGCCACCGCCAAGAAGAACTACATCAAGGCCGGCGGCAAGGGTGTGCTCAAGGTGATGTCCAAGATGGGCATCTCCACCCTCGCCTCCTACACCGGCGCGCAGCTGTTCCAGGTCATCGGCCTCTCGCAGAACACCGTCGATGAGTTCTTCACCGGCCTGCGCAGCCAGCTCGGCGGCATCGGTCTCGACGAGATCGCCGACGACGTGGCCACCCGCCACCGACTGGCCTTCAGCGAGCGCCCGAGCGAACGCGCGCACCGCGAACTCGAGGTCGGTGGCGAATACCAGTGGCGCCGCGAGGGTGAATACCACCTGTTCAACCCGGACACCGTGTTCAAGCTGCAGCACTCCACCCGCACCGGTCAGTACAAGGTGTTCAAGGAGTACACCAAGCTCGTCGACGACCAGTCGAGCAAGATGGCGTCGCTGCGCGGACTGTTCGACTTCAACTTCGGTGACCGCGACCCGATCCCGATCGACAAGGTCGAATCGGCCGCCGAGATCGTCAAGCGGTTCTCCACCGGTGCGATGAGCTTCGGCTCGATCTCCGCCGAGGCGCACGAGACCCTCGCGATCGCCATGAACCGGCTCAAGGGCCGCTCGAACTCCGGTGAGGGCGGCGAGGATCCGCGTCGCTTCCATCACGACGAGAACGGCGACTGGCGGCGCAGCGCGATCAAGCAGGTCGCCTCGGGCCGCTTCGGGGTGACCTCGCACTACCTCACCAATTGCACCGACATCCAGATCAAGATGGCCCAGGGCGCCAAGCCCGGTGAGGGCGGGCAGCTGCCGCCGCACAAGGTGTACCCGTGGGTCGCCGAGGTGCGTGGCTCCACCCCCGGTGTCGGCCTCATCTCGCCGCCGCCGCACCACGACATCTACTCGATCGAGGATCTCGCCCAGCTGATTCACGACCTGAAGAACGCGAACCCGCAGGCGCGGATTCACGTGAAACTGGTCTCCGAGGTCGGTGTGGGTACCGTCGCCGCGGGTGTGTCCAAGGCGCACGCCGACGTCGTGCTCATCTCCGGTCACGACGGCGGCACCGGTGCCACCCCGCTGACCTCGATGAAGCATGCCGGCGCCCCGTGGGAGATCGGCCTGGCCGAGACCCAGCAGACCCTGCTGCTCAACGGACTCCGCGATCGCATCGTGGTGCAGGTCGACGGTCAGCTCAAGACCGGCCGCGACGTCGTCGTCGCCGCGCTGCTCGGCGCCGAGGAGTACGGCTTCGCCACCGCTCCGCTGGTGGTGTCGGGCTGCATCATGATGCGCGTCTGCCACCTCGACACCTGTCCGGTGGGCGTGGCCACGCAGAATCCGCTGCTGCGCGAACGCTTCACCGGCAAGCCGGAATTCGTGGAGAACTTCTTCCTGTTCATCGCCGAAGAGGTGCGAGAACTCTTGGCGCGCCTGGGCTTCCGCACCCTGCAGGAGGCGGTCGGGCACGTCGAGGCACTCGACACCACCAAGGCGCTCTCGCACTGGGGTTCGGCGAAGGCCGGTAAGCTCGACCTGACCTCGGTGCTGACCATGCCGGAATCGCCGTTCATGAACCAGGATCTGTACTGCTCCGGGGTGCAGGATCATTCTTTGGACAAGGCACTCGACCAGCAGTTGATCGCGCAGAGCCGCGAGGCCATCGACAGCGGCACCCGGGTCTCGTTCAGCTCCAAGATCACCAATGTCAACCGCACCGTCGGCACGATGCTCGGCCACGAGGTCACCAAGGCCTATGGCGCACATGGGCTTCCGGACGGCACGATCATGATCGACTTCACCGGATCGGCCGGCAACAGCTTCGGTGCGTTCGTGCCCAAGGGCATCACGCTACGACTCGAGGGCGACGCCAACGACTTCGTCGGCAAGGGCCTCTCCGGTGGCCGCATCGTGGTCCGCCCGGCGCGCAACGCCCCGGACGGCTTCGTCGCCGAGGACAACATCATCGCCGGCAACGTCATCGGGTTCGGCGCCACCGGCGGCAAGATCTTCCTGCGCGGTGTGGTCGGCGAACGCTTCTGCGTGCGCAACTCCGGGGTGACGGCCGTCGTCGAGGGTGTGGGTGATCACGGATGCGAGTACATGACCGGCGGTCGTGTGGTGGTCCTCGGTGACACCGGACGTAACTTCGCCGCGGGTATGTCGGGCGGTATCGCGTATGTCTACGACCCGTTCGGCAAGCTCGGCGACAACCTGAACACCGAGCTCGTCGACCTCGAGGAACTCGACGACGAGGACATCGCGTTCCTGTCCGCCATCGTCGAAGAGCATCGCGCGGAGACGGATTCCCCCGTCGCCGCGGCGGTGCTGGCCGACTGGGAGAACACCCAGGGCAAGTTCTCGAAGGTCATGCCGCGTGACTACCGCAAGGTGCTGCGCGCCATCGAGGCCGCCGAGCGCAGTGGACGAGATGTGAACGAAGCGATCATGGAGGCCGCACGTGGCTGA
- a CDS encoding glutamate synthase subunit beta, whose translation MADPRGFLKHTERELPERRPVELRLLDWKEVYTDFDHKELQTQASRCMDCGIPFCHNGCPLGNLIPEWNDLVYKDRWYDGIERLHATNNFPEFTGRLCPAPCEASCVLGINQPAVTIKQVEVELIDNAFENGWVTPVLPSEKTGKSVAVVGSGPAGLAAAQQMTRAGHDVTLFERADRIGGLLRYGIPEFKMEKRHIDRRLEQMEAEGTVFKTGVNVGVDVTVEQLRAEFDAVILANGSTIGRDLPIPGRELDGVHQAMEFLPQANRVQLGDTVENQITAKGKKVVIIGGGDTGADCLGTSLRQGAEIVHQFEIMPKPPIERAESTPWPTYPLMYRVSSAHEEGGERVYSVSTEEFLGSDGKVTGLKAHEVTMRDGRFEKVEGSEFELECDLVLFAMGFVGPERGDLLDKMGVEYDQRGNIKRDDDFAAVGLDGVFVAGDAGRGQSLIVWAIAEGRSAAAAADAYLAGRSDLPAPIVPTQVAQR comes from the coding sequence GTGGCTGACCCCAGAGGTTTTCTCAAGCACACCGAACGTGAACTGCCCGAACGCCGTCCGGTCGAGTTGCGTCTGCTGGACTGGAAAGAGGTCTACACCGACTTCGACCACAAGGAGCTGCAGACCCAGGCCAGTCGGTGCATGGACTGCGGAATCCCGTTCTGCCACAACGGCTGCCCGTTGGGGAACCTGATCCCGGAGTGGAATGACCTGGTCTACAAGGACCGGTGGTACGACGGGATCGAACGGCTGCACGCGACCAACAACTTCCCGGAGTTCACCGGGCGGCTGTGCCCGGCCCCGTGCGAGGCATCCTGCGTGCTGGGCATCAATCAGCCCGCCGTGACGATCAAGCAGGTCGAGGTCGAGCTGATCGACAACGCCTTCGAGAACGGCTGGGTCACCCCGGTGTTGCCGTCGGAGAAGACCGGCAAGTCGGTCGCGGTGGTGGGCTCCGGGCCGGCCGGTCTGGCGGCAGCACAGCAGATGACCCGCGCCGGCCACGACGTCACGCTGTTCGAGCGGGCCGACCGCATCGGTGGGCTGCTGCGCTACGGCATCCCCGAGTTCAAGATGGAGAAACGCCACATCGACCGCCGTCTCGAACAGATGGAGGCCGAGGGCACCGTCTTCAAGACCGGCGTCAACGTGGGCGTCGACGTCACCGTCGAGCAGCTGCGCGCCGAGTTCGACGCGGTGATCCTGGCCAACGGCTCGACCATCGGCCGCGACCTGCCGATCCCCGGCCGCGAACTCGACGGCGTCCACCAGGCGATGGAGTTCCTGCCGCAGGCCAACCGGGTGCAGCTCGGTGACACGGTCGAGAACCAGATCACCGCCAAGGGCAAGAAGGTCGTCATCATCGGTGGCGGCGACACCGGCGCCGACTGCCTGGGTACATCGCTGCGGCAGGGGGCGGAGATCGTGCACCAGTTCGAGATCATGCCCAAGCCGCCGATCGAGCGGGCCGAGTCCACTCCGTGGCCGACCTACCCGCTCATGTACCGCGTGTCGTCGGCGCACGAAGAGGGCGGTGAACGCGTCTACTCGGTCAGCACCGAGGAATTCCTCGGCAGCGACGGCAAGGTGACCGGCCTCAAGGCGCACGAGGTCACCATGCGCGACGGCCGGTTCGAGAAGGTCGAGGGCAGCGAGTTCGAGCTCGAATGCGACCTGGTGCTGTTCGCCATGGGCTTCGTGGGGCCCGAGCGCGGCGACCTGCTCGACAAGATGGGCGTGGAGTACGACCAGCGCGGCAACATCAAACGCGACGACGACTTCGCGGCGGTGGGCCTCGACGGCGTCTTTGTCGCCGGCGACGCCGGTCGGGGTCAGTCGCTGATCGTGTGGGCCATCGCCGAAGGCCGGTCGGCTGCTGCGGCGGCGGATGCCTACCTGGCGGGTCGTTCGGATCTGCCAGCACCGATCGTGCCGACGCAGGTGGCGCAGCGCTGA
- a CDS encoding alpha/beta hydrolase has translation MSVRTTDQQWRASGAGSLRSRAVNSYLARVAQPLMVVGMGRSGPPPRLISAMRPGVNRTLVAMSPVPSGTRVESVREVVDGGQVRGEWVSAHNGPARPTASPSTRVLYYLHGSGYVVCSARTHRGLVARLSRQTGLSAFSLDYRLGPEYRFPSAGDDAIRGYHWLLEQGYRPDQIVVGGDSAGGHLALDLLADNHRRGVGQPRGLVLFSPLYDPTFDLAVANQLRGTRDPVIDAVAAQRILQLYTGPAAPDHPRMRITLDAAMSLPPTLIQVGGLEVMGDDARAVARAMRSAGADVRLQEWPGQGHVFQMFPRLAPESRVALRQASAFLRSVG, from the coding sequence GTGAGTGTACGGACAACCGATCAGCAATGGCGCGCGAGCGGTGCGGGGTCGCTCCGATCGCGCGCGGTCAACAGCTATCTCGCCCGCGTGGCGCAGCCTCTCATGGTGGTCGGCATGGGGCGATCGGGACCCCCACCGCGGTTGATCTCCGCGATGCGGCCGGGCGTCAACCGCACACTCGTGGCGATGTCGCCGGTGCCGTCGGGCACCCGGGTCGAGTCGGTCCGCGAGGTCGTCGACGGCGGACAGGTGCGCGGCGAGTGGGTGTCGGCACACAACGGTCCCGCGCGCCCCACGGCGTCACCCAGTACCCGTGTCCTTTACTACCTACACGGAAGCGGGTATGTCGTCTGCTCGGCGCGCACCCACCGTGGGTTGGTCGCCCGACTCTCGCGGCAGACCGGGTTGTCGGCGTTCAGCCTGGACTACCGGCTCGGGCCCGAGTACCGCTTCCCCAGCGCCGGGGACGACGCGATCCGCGGGTATCACTGGCTGCTCGAGCAGGGATACCGGCCGGACCAGATCGTCGTCGGCGGTGATTCCGCCGGCGGTCACCTCGCACTCGACTTGCTCGCCGACAATCATCGCCGTGGTGTCGGTCAGCCCCGCGGTCTGGTCCTGTTCTCCCCGCTGTATGACCCCACCTTCGACCTGGCCGTCGCCAACCAGCTCCGCGGCACCCGCGATCCGGTCATCGACGCGGTTGCTGCACAACGCATCCTGCAGCTGTACACCGGTCCGGCCGCACCGGATCACCCACGGATGCGCATCACCCTCGATGCGGCGATGAGCTTGCCGCCGACGCTGATCCAGGTGGGCGGACTGGAGGTGATGGGCGACGATGCCCGCGCCGTCGCGCGCGCGATGCGTTCGGCCGGAGCGGATGTACGCCTTCAGGAGTGGCCCGGTCAGGGCCACGTGTTCCAGATGTTCCCGCGGCTGGCGCCGGAGTCCCGGGTGGCGCTGCGCCAGGCCAGCGCTTTCCTGCGTTCGGTGGGCTGA